The following nucleotide sequence is from Legionellales bacterium.
TTTGTTTCCGTAGTTGAGGTGAACAAGCATGAGTACTAAATCAAAAAATCGCGAAGCACTAAAGATGTTAGAAGAAATATCCGGCAAAAAATTGACGTTGGGAAATCTCTTATGGTCAATTCGTAAATGTGAAGAATTATCACAAGTTGAATTTGCAGAGAAGTTAAATATATCAAAACAATATTTATGTGATATTGAGCATGGCAGACGGTTTGCAAGTCCCAAAATGGCAGCCGAATATGCGCAAAAACTAGGATACTCTGTTACACAATTTATTAGACTTTGTTTGCAAGATATGATTGATCGTGATGGTATTCGGTTAAGAGTAGATGTAAACGATGCTGCTTAAGTTCTGTATCCACTCAATTTTATTGTCAATGCGGATGATTTTTATCCTATCACTTATTGTTTGGCTTAGGGTCATCAGTTCGGCACTATAGATTTTGTTTATCACTCTAGGTCAAATATCCTTTATTATTATTGGTGGCAATCCTTTACCCACACAAACTGTGGATAAGGTTGTGAGAAAGAGTTGGGCAGATGGCAACGTGCCTTGATGATCCTAGGGTAGCGTATTAATGGTCAAAAAATGACCATATAAATACAAGCTGTTTACAAGCGGGTGAGTGGAACGTCAGTAAAGAGTGGATAAATGGTATCAATGAACAGGTTAACCCACGTGTTTTCAGTGTTTGATGGGTAAATTAGGCCAGAAATACTTAAATCAATGAAAAACAACCTCGAAATGAGTGATTGAAGAGGGTCAATGACACCGTGTGAGATTTTGACTCGTATGGATTTCAGCCGTCGTCTGATGGCAAATGCTTGGAGATCCGCTATGATGCAACGGCTGACACACAGCACGGCAATGAATAAGGATACTATCTTTTAGATCACATGGAAGTGAACCGTGTTTTTTATCCTTGCCTTTATCGGCTTTACAAAAAAATAAGACTTAAGCGAGTTCTTCATCTCTGGCGAAGTTAGGATCTTCGATCGTTTCACGGAAAAGATGGCGAATAGTATCTTCTAACCCACATTGAGCTACCCCTTCCCGTAATAAAATAAATCAGGCTAGGATTTAGACGGAACACAATTGGCATATCCTAAAATTTTCTAGTGCTATATAATTAATGTACTATATAGGTGCACTCACCATCTGATTGGTAATTTTTTGTACATTATTGCACAAAATACGAACAAAGTCCAGCGAATACTAACACATTGACCTCGTGTCAGAATTTGACTCTAAAAAGGACATAAGGTACGGAACTTGCGATCACGATCCCGGCCTAACCTCAAATAGCTCCCTAATACAGTACCTGTAAAATCTTCCACAGGGTCTCAAACATCAAGATCCAGCCATTTTTTGCAAAATTATCTTGTGGCCATTTGCGTCATAGCATGTCACACAATAAAAACCTAAGATCTTATCAAAGCATTCAGAAGAAATTCTACCGATAGCGTTATTCATAACTGCATACAATACTCGCGGCGAAATTCCACTATACTCTGCAATTTTACTCAACCGCCAATGCGTGATCTGCCTAATTTCTCTGATAAAATATTGCAATGTTTGACGTTGGAAATGATCATCCTCGTGATTTAAAAGGTTCATAAATTACTTCCTTGGTGGTGATCCTTCAGGTTGATTTTTCAGGATATCGAGATGCTGTTTCGCCCAATTTAATTTGCTAAGAGAATCGGTAATTTTTACAGTAAGCTCTTTATCAAAATCAATATTGTTTGAATCTAGAATTTTTTTTATTTCATACGTAATAATCATCAAATTATGATGTAGACTACTAATAAGAGAATCCAGTGTGTATTGATCCACAGTATTTTCTTCCTCATTAAAATTAATCATATGGCCACCCTTGTTTTGCATGTATTTTTTTAATTAACGATTTTATTCAACTTCCGTTATTTGAGTGGCGAAAATTTCTGCTACTTCATATTTTATATCGTTGATTATTAGGGATCGCTTTAAGATATGCCCATTAACACGATAATATCTTTCCACTATAAAATCGCACCGCTCTGTACTCCATGTTTCGCATAAGTAAATTACTCTATGATTAGAGCGCCACGTTCCATCAATATTAATGGCTGTATAATTTGAATTTATGGGATCTACTGACACAAAATAGGCTAAAAGAGCGCTTTTCTTTTTATAGATAATATTCATCGGCTCTAGGGTTAATTTTCCGGTAAATTTTATTTCAATATTTTCCATTCGCTTCCATCCCAAACAGTAACGCTCTTGCACAATTTTTATACCTGTTATTTAAAAAAATATCATATTCACCATCGCGGAATTCACCGGATCGTGAGAATAAATTGAAGATCTCAGTGATTCTTGTAAAAATACGCGCATAGTATTGAGTGCGGATCTGAAAGTAATTTAAACAGTAATGATCCATTAAAGACTTTTTCACTTCCTCTTGCTGAAATAACATTTTTAGTGCTCTAGCGCCGAGGTTATTCTTTAGCCAACATGAACCTAACATCGCCGCCATTTTCTTTAGCGGCTTATTTAGTCGTCGGGTAGTGATTTTCTTGCCATGACTTAAAAAGTGCTGCCGTGCGATAACATAAAAAAATCGATCATCCATAATATTTTCCTACTTTTTTAAGAGGGTGTTCCTATTAATTTCGTCGTTGTGGTATAGTCATGCTATAAAATAAATAACGTTTAACGTCACCGTAATCAAAACATGAATAACACCGTTGCGGAATATCATTGAATGGATTGTATTAATGGAGCCGTATTTAGAGTCCTAAAAAAGGAGCCTAAATATGAATATCAATTTTATGTTGTGATCTGGTTTCGAAATAATGATCTGATCTTATGAATAATTTAGATGCGCCTAACATACATCATCATTGGACGAATTATGATAATGATCCGTTCTACCAATCTTTATCCGGGGAAGGTTTACGTACTTTTGCTAAAAAAGCTGGTTTAGTAAATGGATGCGACATCAAATTACTTAAGCCCTATTGGGAAAATGCCCAGTCCATATTGGACGTTACCTCGGGATATGGTCGGGTAATTCATGCCTTACGCTCTCAAAACTACCTCGGAACTATTATAGGTATCGAGCGTAATCAAGCACAATACGAAAGTGCTAAACAATACGTTGGACAGGATGCGCTTCTCATACATGGTGATATTCACGATTTAACCGTCATTCAGCAAAAATTTGACGTAATATTATTACTGTGGTCAGGTCTTGCAGAATTTCATCCTTCGGAACAGCCGCTCATCATCCGTAACCTCGCAAAAAAATTAAATCCCAATGGCTATTTAATTATTGATACCATTCCCATGAATGTTAAGCCGCTCGGTACGGAAGAATTTGCTTACCGTTCATTTTTGACCCGCGTCAACGATTCTGTTGTCCACACCTATGAAGCCACCTATGATGAAATAGAGTTATACGCTAATCAAGCCAATCTTAACCAAATAAAATTAATCACCGTTGAAACAGAGACCCAGCGCACGCGCTGGCTCTATGTATTGTCTCATTAATCCGTTTTTTGTTTAGAGATCCGAATACAACCACGACCAAACAAACACGATGCAGGAAATTCTTGGTGAGTCTTTCCGTCTATCGTTGTTCTCAACATTGGATCGGAGGCCATTTCGGCAGTATGCTTCATATCTCGATGCAACTCGGTGGTATTGTGAAAATAATCATATTTTACCCGTTGAAACAAATTAAAAAGAGACGTTCCCTGTAAATTAAATCGATCGGCTAGCAGATCACGCTTAAATCGGTTCATCAGCGATTGAATTTCATGTAAATCAGAAATAATACTTACTTTTGTTCTAGTGCTGGGTTTAAACTCGGTTGCATTGGGAAATTGTAACGAATAATACACTGGTAAGGGATCATCCGATTTCATATTAAATACTTGAGGCTGAATAATGATGGGAGGATAGTTTCTAATGTCATAGATATGTTGATACACATCCTGAATAAAATCCCAAGGACCAGAATTTATAGTTTGAGCAGGTCCCATACCTATTGATGCGCCAATTCCAATGTCTAGCAGGTATTTCGCTGAATCAATAATGAACGCATTCGGCTTTAATTCGTAGTCCTTGATAATTAATGATAGTACGAGATTTCGGATCGGTTGATTTCTCCAATATTCCGTATTGGCCCAACCCGAACGATGAAAAAACTGATAAAAATTATTCCAAGTCTTGTCATTGAGATGTTTAAACCAAGCTTCAGAAAAATAAAGTATTTCAGCAGTCCATTGGTTTTCTTGTTGATAATTCGCCAAAGCTCGAAATACTTTCCAATGCTGTATTAATTTTTTAGGGAGGCTGCTATTGATCCCAAAAGTTTTGATCAATTTTTTATGCTTTAAACTTTCAGCAATTTTAGGCAGCATAAAAACTGAACGAGCACCGGAGGACATATCCCAAATAAATTTAGGTTGTTCACTGTGCTCAGGATTTAATACCCGCCACGAGCCAAATGCTGTGCCAGGCATGATCAAACCACTTAACGGTAATATTCTGTCATCGAGTTCTAAATAGATCTCAAATGAATTTTTTAAAACAAAACTCACCGGATTGGAATTCAAATTATAACTCAATCCTGACTGAATATCGTGAGCAATACTGGGATCGGTGATCGGAACGATTTTTCCTTGCTCATTGGGTAATGCCAATAAAGAATTTTGCATCACCAAAGCACCATAAGGATATTCTGCTTTTAATAACCAATGATTATCATCTGGGCTTACTTCATCTATGATGGCAGCAAACTCAGGATTGACGTGAAAAACATTTTCTCTAATGTCCTTCCAGGTAAGTTTTTCTGCTTTACCTTTAAA
It contains:
- a CDS encoding class I SAM-dependent methyltransferase, coding for MNNLDAPNIHHHWTNYDNDPFYQSLSGEGLRTFAKKAGLVNGCDIKLLKPYWENAQSILDVTSGYGRVIHALRSQNYLGTIIGIERNQAQYESAKQYVGQDALLIHGDIHDLTVIQQKFDVILLLWSGLAEFHPSEQPLIIRNLAKKLNPNGYLIIDTIPMNVKPLGTEEFAYRSFLTRVNDSVVHTYEATYDEIELYANQANLNQIKLITVETETQRTRWLYVLSH
- a CDS encoding helix-turn-helix transcriptional regulator; the encoded protein is MSTKSKNREALKMLEEISGKKLTLGNLLWSIRKCEELSQVEFAEKLNISKQYLCDIEHGRRFASPKMAAEYAQKLGYSVTQFIRLCLQDMIDRDGIRLRVDVNDAA